The genomic interval CCTTCCCTGTTTTGTCACACACCTCTTGAAGTTCAATAATGCTACAcattccaaattttttattttaaaaaattatcccaAATGATGTGACATTTATCAATTAGTTGgtgagataatataattaattcacttggATCTtgtaaaaaatcatcaaccaCTCAATTAATGACACATTATTTGGGAGAactttttgggataaaaaatttgagatgtgTAGCATTATTGTCAAAAATTTGGAATGTGTAGCATTATTGTCAATAATGCTACAcatcccaaattttttatcccaaaaagtTATCCCAAATAATGTGTCATTAATTGAgtggttgataattttttacaagatccaaatgaattaattatattatctcacCAACTAATTGATaaatgccacatcatttgagataacttttttagataaaaaatttaggatgTGTAGCATTATTGAACTTCAATAATCACAATTCCAATTCTTACTACCCACTTAATCCCAAAAGCACTCGTGGCGGCGCTTCAAAAATCAAGCGCCGCCACCACTACCTTAAAGAAGCAGCACCACCGAATGATCTTCTGAACACAAAGTCAGTTTTGCATGGCGGATCCTAGGGCCATTGTGCCGTACCATGACCCACATGATAACTCTTACACAGAAgacattttcaatttcatcaatAACCCAAATCCTACATTTGCAGATTTATCATTGTTCGAGGAACCTTCTTCGATTCCGCATTCAACTAATAATCCTCAATCTGGTGGTATAATCACGGATGCCGGTGACCCTTTTGATGATCCACTCTTTTGGGATATTGGTAATAATTGCAATGCTGGGAGTTTTCAAGCGGGTCCTTCAGGAAATCAAGCAGAAATGAGTGACCGAGGAACGCCAGCGATTGAAAATGCAGCAAATATGAAGGCATTTCCAAGATGGCCAGTGCCACCGGAGCCATATTTGTGTAGTTGTTGCCTGGTGCTCAGAGAAATCATTCATACTAATggtactttttcttttatcgaTCTTTTAGCTTTTGTAGTCTGTTAGGATTCTCTAATTGTTGGGTGGtttagttttataattttttgactCTGTGTAAAGTAGTGTTACTTGATTTTGATGGTATACTATAGGCCATGGCACAACAAAACTTGAGATTCATGGAAGACTTGGTTTAATCTGTCATGCTATTCTTGAGATTCGACAAAGTACCAATGCGAGTCAGCATTACATGATCGAGTGAGTTAAATTTCTGTTTCCCACTTTGTTAAGTTTAATTCCCTAATTTAGTTTtggtccaaaaaaaaaaaaaaaatccaatttgattttattaatttcaccaTTGTTAATTTTCTGTACTTGTGTGTTCTGTCCAGTCTTTATTTAATCCTCCGTTATCATTCTGTTTTGTTCAAACAATGCATTGTTAAGTAGTTTTTCTCTTTGATCAGTTTTTGCAAGAAAAGCATAGAGAATGTGAAGGAATATCTGGTTCAATATTGTGAAGAGCGAAAGCAAGCAGGGTTTATGATGTTGCCGGACCCACTCTCAGATTTCTATGAAGCCGTTTGTGTGGGGTTGGTCTTGGATGATAATCTAACCACAGATGATTATTCTCAGCCTCCAATGACAAATTCAGGTTGGTTTAATTCACTTTTCTTGTTATCATTAGTTAATTGATCCACGCTTCAGTTGATTTATCTATGATCAATTCATCAGTAACTTTTCAATGTTACTTGTCATTAGAAGTGTTGGATTTATGATCAATTTTCTGCAGGAGAAAATGAAATGCATCAACCAGATATGGAGAATGAAGCAGAGAGGACTACAAGGACTTCTCTTTCGGCGCAGGtgatagattttctcttcatcaTCTAACTTAACAATTAATATCGAATTGTATCTTTCTGCTCCTTTTTGtcatttacattatattatcatctttaacccagtatttttttgttgtgcTGGGGATTAGTGCAGAGGGAGAGAACAGGAAAGTTGACATTGAGAGACttgatgatttattttcatctcCCCATTGAGGAGGCAGCCAGGAGGATGAAATTATGCCCTACTGTGGTGAAGAAGATATGCCGCAGAGATGGTTTGCATAGATGGCCCCATAGAAAGGTCTGACTTAATCCCTTTCAATCTGCGTACTTCTTCTTTCTTCGATACTCATTATGTTATcgaaattgttttcttttggtcTATGCAGATAAAAAGCATACAGAGGAGGATGTCGGTTGCATCAGGCAGATTGCGTTCAAATGATGCAGAAGAGAGGGCAAATGCTCAAATAGAAATCCAGAGACTTCAAGAAGAAATGGCTGCTGCATGTGCTGGACTCACTAGATGACTTAGGAACATAATGTTAAAGAGTATATAATAAGGAGTTAGGTATCTAGTTTTTCatattccaatttttttatacacatTCTCTAATGCTAAGGATCACCAGCTGAAAGAAACCAAAGAACGAAGTAGGCTgattacaattattatttttggcgGAAAGacagagtaaaaaaaaaaattgttacattTGTATATTATATTGATTCTGGTgagtagagagagagagagagagaagacaTGTTGAAATTACGTCAGCAGTAGCCTTGCTTGACAAATATCACTTAGTGCACTACAACGTTCTATTAGAAATGACCAGGCATGTTCGAACAAGAAGTGAGAtgcatttttgtttaattagtaCATTGTAATCATATTTTGCGTTGCTTATCATCATACCGTGTGATGTGAATGAAGACAGATTTTAACAGATGGaaccaaaatttgaataaaaactACGGAAGAGGAGAAGAATGCTTTTGTCAGCCGGCATTGTGTTTTCTTACCATTGGTTAAGCCAAATAATTACACACAATAGCATTGGGAAATCCCTCAAAGGGATCTGATATAGAGTCCTCAAAATTGACGTTCTTGGACTTTCCTTTTCGTACAACGATTTCTCGGTTTCAAGACCTCTTTGAAATCTATCCTTCTTCAATATAAGCTCATTAGATTTCGTGGAATAGCACAGCTGCATTCTCAGGAAAAAGAATATGAGCAGTGTTCGGACACTGGTTTGTGTAAAGCAGGTGAAGCAAGAGGCACCAGAAGAATGGGATGAAAGTATGCCATTGCCAGGAGATATAATTGAAGGTTTAGCTGAGAATGGTGATCATGAATCATTTGTGCAGATTAAAGCCAAGTCCGAGCTTGGTATGCTGCTTGGCAAGATTAGTCAGCAGGTTGAGGCATTATGGCTGAGGGTTAGAAGGGGTGATAGAATAATTAAGCTCCGTGTTCGGGCTGTGGCAGAGAGGAATTCAATGCTACAGAAGAAGTATACCATTAGAGCAGCTAAGGATGACAGGCATGTTGCAGTTATAGGAGATTTGACCTTTGAACAATGCACTGAGCTGCAAGGTAGGTTCCTCCCCTCATTATTCACCATGCCATATAACTTATTTCCTTTACACGATTTATGAAAAATCAACATAGTCCCAAACACTCAATCCATAATACCACACGACAACTTGAcatcttttccttttgaatgAAGCTATGTTCTGATAAACGAATAACAAGATGGATAGGTGTATCTTATCATGCAGAAATGAGCAGGAAAGTGGTTAATGTGGACGGTAGAGGATTCCGAAAACAGGGCGTGAAATATGATTGGAAGATGAAAGTTGATACCTACTTGCCAGACCAAAGATCCCCAGTTATTAGCTCCGTTTTGTTCCCACCTCTCCAGGGAGAAAACAGCATTGAGGCCACTACAGCTAGATGCATGGCCTGGTTTTCTGCAGCAGTTTCTTCGGGGGTTCctcttgtttttgttaatatCCAAACAGAGCAGATTGTAACCTCGGTATATAATTTTCACACTCAGGCACCCATTATCTCTTCAGTGTCCTACATTTTCTACTGAAATCTGAAATGGGacgtttctttttcttataagAAGCGAAGAGGTCCATTGATACAACCCGAGTCTATTTCTAATTCACATTCTGCAAACTTATCACAAGATATATTAAAAGTCTCGCTGATGGGAATTTGGGAGAGTTTGTTACCTGTAATTTGTTTACACATTTCAATCGTTTGAAGTTTCTTGTAATATATAACCTATGTGGAGAATTGCATGGAAGTTTATAGCGACTAATAATGATTCTTGCTTAAGCTCAATTCTTGTTACAGGCTTTATACTTGTAGCAACCAATTGCATACTGAAATTATTCTTTGAAACTTCTTGAAGGAGAGAATCAATTTCACAGGAAGAGAAATATGTGGGGGGAAGCAACAAAATCCCACTACAACTATGCAAATAGTGTTGGGAATAAGACTTTGGTTTCTACCGGGAGTTGCTGAAGTTTTACTTGAAATGACACCGGAACTTGGAGAAGCTCGATTTGGAATGGACATTAAACGTACTGAGGAGGTAATGTtgttgcatccaaaaacttcaTCGTTAACTTTGATCttcatttatcatttaaaGAATCATTTTGCTTGTTCAGGGCTTCTTCTGTGTATACTCAGTGACTGAAGGATCACCGGCTGACCGTGCTGGAATGAGGCATCTATCTGAAGAAGCAAATGCAAATGGGTATCTACTTGTTATCTCTAGATTAGAAGGAAAAAGTGTAATGCCTTCTGGTGCTATCTGTGATGGGCACTTAGACTGTTGTGATCACAATGAAATCAAAGACACCCTCACTTCTGCAATTGACAGTATGGAGGGAATTCTTGTCCATATCATGGTATGGTCTAGCCAGCCTCATCCTAGCGTTTCTCGATCAAACGCTGCAACCCTCTTGCCTCCTAACTGGTTTCATCCTTCACCACCACTGTAACAAAATTAGCTTTGAGAATTTACTTGGTGCGGTAAAGAACATGAGTTTTTGGGCTCGAGAGACAGAATTATATATGAGGTGGATATGTTTGTGtttggaaggaaaaatttattttctaacgAGATTACGTCCAATAACTACTGTCAAAATTACATATATGACCtgtgaaatattttaaatattaagaatAGTGTATTTACTGATTTAAATACTCGAAATTCATCCTTTATTCAATGACACTTGGTTGCTTCAATCTTTTCCGCTGTactttgtttcaaaattagaTCGGCCCCTGGTATAGTATATGGTTTTGAGAAAACCAGCTGAAGTTAGCTGATTCCTAAGCAGAAAAGTCCAAACTGAAACTAGGAAATCGTCTCAAACTTTGCTGTTTCTTTCCCCAAAACACCAACAAGAAAATAAGGTAATGTTTCATAATCTTAAAAGAATGCAGTGGCCATCTTTGTGATGGCTCTAGAATCACGGAAACACTGTTCACTGACAGAGCTAGCTTTTATTTCGTTTTCAGAACTACAAGAACCGATTCGCACTTGAGAGTCATCCATTCACTTATCATGGTCTTTGAAGCACTTCCATAGTTCCATGCCTCTGCTGGTTATGTTGTTGATTGGCCCAATATACCATCCCATCTCTAACATGGAATTGAAGCTTGAACTTTGGTTTCTTGTTGGTTTGTCTTGACAGCTTTAAACCTGTACTTTCAGTAATTCAAGCTCTAAAATCATTCTAATAGTGCTTGTAAAGATCTAAGGTAACACACTTTGTGGCTTAAGCCAAAAAATAAAGCCACAAGTGGCTCATTAAATTGAAAGCAGCCACCTGTTTGCTTTGTTAAGATCACGTGCATGCTTCGCTTATATGCTTCTTCTGCTTGCTTGAATCGGTGCATATATAGATATGTTGAAAATTGAGAGCTGCATGCataattgattcatttgacagagaaattgaaagaaagaaagcgataaaaagaaagaaaaagagagaatgaaaaaaatgaatttgaaaagaagAGTTGAGATGAAAGATTACAGGAAATAAAATTGGACCAGTGAATCAATAAGAGAAATTCTCAGGAATCAATAAAAGTCCCAACAAAATAGTAAATTAACTACGATTTTTAAGTGGATttctattattaatattatgtatCCTGTGAACCATTTAGActtaataatatgatttaGTATGATGTTATAATTATACACATGTACATCATATGATTGATTAAGTCATGAAATATGATTATCAATCACCATTTTTACACTCTTCTCGTTTCGTGTTGTGCATGCATATTGAGAATTAGATTGCTATGCCCATGACGTTATTTCTATCAAATATGATTTTCCCGATCTATTcatatgatgatgatcttgGTGAGTATGGTAGTTATTTTTCCTGTGTATTATTTGATCCGAGAGAAGAGTCGGGGGTCATGTCGTCTACGATGAAGAAGATCTTGGTCAGCCCACAATGTGCAATTCCCAAGTTTGCTTTATAAATTGTATATATTGATATCGTCAGATAACAGAACGAACTGCCCTGTTTAGTTTATCAagtatttgtttctttatggCTATTACATAATATGTCGTCTCAGGCTTTTGGCCAGGCCTAATTGCAACTATGTGGTGTCAAGCTTTGGGTGTCCACCAACCACCATGGACCATGAACTAGAAACCGGAGAAACTGCACCTCTACATTATGAGTCTCAAACCTTTATGCGCGCTCGCACTCTGCAAAAGAAATGTGGATTCTCGCGTCTTTTCAGAATGAATTATCTGCCCTTTGTCGTATTTTGCCAACTTTTAACAAAAAGTGCTGATAATTTTCGACCAAAGCAACACAAATAGCAATGAATGTCTTAGACTTTTCAGTTGCTCAAATCTTCCTAGCTCTTAACACTTTACACTCTTTATCAACCTCCCTAGTCACTGGAGCATCCTCTAGCCCTGCTTTATGGCTCGCCTACAAATCCCCTCCTCCACTTCCCTCACCATCCCCTGTGTAAAAATACAagtcaccaccaccaccacctccAATTTTCAAGTACgtatcaccaccaccacctccTCATCATGTATACAAGTCACCGCCACAACGAGCATAAATGGAGCCCATATCCTTA from Citrus sinensis cultivar Valencia sweet orange chromosome 9, DVS_A1.0, whole genome shotgun sequence carries:
- the LOC102610568 gene encoding uncharacterized protein LOC102610568 yields the protein MSSVRTLVCVKQVKQEAPEEWDESMPLPGDIIEGLAENGDHESFVQIKAKSELGMLLGKISQQVEALWLRVRRGDRIIKLRVRAVAERNSMLQKKYTIRAAKDDRHVAVIGDLTFEQCTELQEMSRKVVNVDGRGFRKQGVKYDWKMKVDTYLPDQRSPVISSVLFPPLQGENSIEATTARCMAWFSAAVSSGVPLVFVNIQTEQIVTSERINFTGREICGGKQQNPTTTMQIVLGIRLWFLPGVAEVLLEMTPELGEARFGMDIKRTEEGFFCVYSVTEGSPADRAGMRHLSEEANANGYLLVISRLEGKSVMPSGAICDGHLDCCDHNEIKDTLTSAIDSMEGILVHIMVWSSQPHPSVSRSNAATLLPPNWFHPSPPL
- the LOC102621663 gene encoding uncharacterized protein LOC102621663, with amino-acid sequence MADPRAIVPYHDPHDNSYTEDIFNFINNPNPTFADLSLFEEPSSIPHSTNNPQSGGIITDAGDPFDDPLFWDIGNNCNAGSFQAGPSGNQAEMSDRGTPAIENAANMKAFPRWPVPPEPYLCSCCLVLREIIHTNGHGTTKLEIHGRLGLICHAILEIRQSTNASQHYMIDFCKKSIENVKEYLVQYCEERKQAGFMMLPDPLSDFYEAVCVGLVLDDNLTTDDYSQPPMTNSGENEMHQPDMENEAERTTRTSLSAQRERTGKLTLRDLMIYFHLPIEEAARRMKLCPTVVKKICRRDGLHRWPHRKIKSIQRRMSVASGRLRSNDAEERANAQIEIQRLQEEMAAACAGLTR